The following are encoded in a window of Arthrobacter sp. OAP107 genomic DNA:
- the pglZ gene encoding BREX-1 system phosphatase PglZ type A: protein MSVAAVRPHLERRFEVQRVVFWHDPEGEYTADLDTLDLEGVQTVRVNNDEYAVKNRLLHQEPKSKFLVYRSGAVSTGIGNWLLDLELAYGVFTADRTSLVQQELGLTADGIGEVLQAREKFFRGAKRVQGLKKLLDADDDARLLQAKMSAVLLGQSEHSLLEITRTLLIENAGGADAKYAALAEHGLDEFYWQGVASIYGYMSPSPSIADFVLWVFRQANAGFKSERHGGLRNIQLDFGSFRYDRRSQEALTTLAKRAARDLDYASTIEDASFRDLLGNDLFEETDRKIISDLARAVSERTVTGREVTEVIRSRQSSIWVEGYRKLYTAIGCASELLTVLSTLNLSMQSLDEGLERYQGDWFRIDQLYRQFTYAARTAEFAGPLEALRIQVEKFYANKFLYELGNAWQQQVDGIDQWRSTLLRPQTSFFTDHVAPITRDGRRKAVVIISDALRYEIADELGSRIRQEDRYDADLKAMLGVLPSYTQLGMAALLPHSTIGHSKDGDPVLADGQRTDGTVNRSKLLDAVDGKAIQAENVFSLTRDELRELYQQHQVLYVYHNRIDATGDKAGTERQVFEAAEDTLRELVDLVKRLTNANATNILITADHGFLFQDTALEDAFYLSTLPEGEDIKVINRRYVLGHGLKEVPAFKTFTSAQLGLDGDLDVQIPKSIHRLRLPGAGSRFVHGGAALQEIVVPVLAINKKRKSDVRTVNVKIMPESDKITTGQLVIKLFQAEPVSEKVRPLVLRAGLYVGEILISNHLSLTFDQDSTDQRDRYQNAHMLLSQDANDYNNRPVEFRLEELIPGTNQWRGYAKAFYTLKRSFASDFDF from the coding sequence ATGAGTGTCGCCGCCGTCAGGCCCCATCTGGAGCGTCGCTTTGAGGTGCAGCGTGTGGTGTTCTGGCACGACCCCGAGGGTGAGTACACCGCTGACCTCGACACGCTCGACCTGGAGGGCGTGCAGACTGTGCGCGTCAATAACGATGAGTATGCGGTAAAGAACCGGCTGCTGCACCAGGAGCCCAAGTCGAAGTTCCTTGTCTATCGTTCGGGTGCTGTGTCGACGGGGATCGGCAATTGGCTGTTGGACCTGGAGCTTGCCTACGGAGTGTTCACAGCAGACCGGACCTCACTGGTGCAGCAGGAACTCGGGCTCACCGCGGACGGTATCGGCGAGGTCCTACAAGCCCGCGAGAAGTTCTTCCGTGGGGCCAAGCGCGTCCAAGGCCTGAAGAAGCTGCTGGACGCCGACGATGACGCCCGGTTGCTGCAAGCCAAGATGTCGGCGGTACTACTCGGTCAAAGCGAGCACAGCTTACTGGAGATCACGCGCACTCTGCTGATCGAGAACGCCGGCGGTGCGGATGCCAAGTACGCTGCCCTTGCCGAGCACGGCCTCGACGAGTTCTACTGGCAAGGCGTGGCGTCGATCTACGGCTACATGTCGCCAAGCCCGAGCATCGCCGATTTCGTTTTGTGGGTGTTCCGGCAGGCCAACGCCGGATTCAAGTCCGAACGACACGGCGGCTTGCGCAACATCCAGCTCGACTTCGGGAGCTTTCGCTACGACAGGCGTAGCCAGGAGGCATTGACGACGCTCGCAAAGCGTGCAGCGCGAGATCTGGATTACGCCAGCACCATCGAGGACGCAAGCTTCCGCGACCTGTTGGGCAACGACCTTTTCGAGGAGACTGACCGCAAGATCATCAGCGATCTGGCTCGTGCGGTCTCTGAGCGAACGGTCACAGGCCGCGAGGTTACAGAGGTGATCCGCAGCCGTCAGAGCAGCATCTGGGTCGAAGGATACCGAAAGCTGTACACAGCAATCGGCTGTGCCTCGGAACTCCTGACCGTGCTTAGCACGCTCAACCTGTCGATGCAGTCGCTCGATGAGGGATTGGAGCGATATCAGGGTGACTGGTTCCGCATCGATCAGCTCTACCGGCAGTTCACATATGCTGCCCGCACAGCAGAGTTCGCCGGTCCGCTGGAGGCCTTGCGCATCCAAGTGGAGAAATTCTACGCCAACAAGTTTCTCTACGAGCTCGGTAACGCCTGGCAACAGCAGGTCGATGGCATCGACCAGTGGCGTTCGACATTGCTCCGGCCCCAAACCTCGTTCTTCACCGACCACGTTGCACCCATCACGAGAGATGGCCGGCGCAAGGCTGTCGTCATCATCTCGGACGCCCTGCGCTATGAGATCGCTGACGAACTTGGTTCGCGCATCCGCCAGGAAGACCGCTACGACGCGGACCTGAAAGCCATGCTCGGCGTGCTGCCCAGCTATACCCAGCTCGGGATGGCGGCACTGCTGCCACACAGCACGATCGGACACTCCAAGGACGGGGATCCCGTTCTGGCGGACGGTCAGCGCACAGACGGCACCGTGAACCGCAGCAAGCTCCTCGACGCCGTTGACGGGAAAGCGATTCAAGCCGAGAACGTCTTCTCCCTGACCCGGGACGAGCTGCGGGAGCTGTACCAGCAACATCAGGTGCTGTACGTCTATCACAACCGCATTGACGCGACAGGCGACAAGGCGGGCACCGAGCGTCAGGTGTTTGAGGCCGCCGAGGACACGCTTCGCGAACTGGTCGATCTGGTCAAGCGACTGACCAATGCGAACGCGACGAACATCCTCATCACTGCGGACCACGGCTTCTTGTTCCAGGACACGGCACTCGAGGACGCCTTCTATCTATCGACGCTGCCGGAAGGTGAGGACATCAAGGTGATCAACCGCCGTTACGTCCTCGGCCACGGCTTGAAGGAAGTCCCTGCGTTCAAGACTTTCACGTCAGCTCAACTCGGCCTCGATGGAGACCTGGATGTGCAGATACCGAAGTCGATTCACCGGCTGCGGCTTCCAGGCGCAGGCTCGCGATTCGTCCACGGCGGTGCAGCCTTGCAGGAGATCGTCGTTCCGGTGCTGGCGATCAACAAGAAGCGCAAGAGCGACGTGCGAACAGTTAACGTCAAGATCATGCCCGAGTCGGACAAGATCACGACAGGCCAGCTGGTCATCAAGTTGTTTCAGGCTGAGCCGGTGAGCGAGAAGGTTCGCCCCCTTGTGCTGCGCGCAGGGCTGTATGTCGGCGAGATCCTCATATCGAACCATCTCTCGCTCACTTTCGACCAGGACTCGACAGACCAGCGTGACCGCTACCAGAACGCGCACATGCTGCTCAGCCAGGACGCAAACGACTACAACAACCGCCCAGTCGAGTTCCGGCTTGAAGAACTCATCCCGGGCACCAATCAATGGCGCGGCTACGCCAAGGCGTTCTACACGCTAAAGCGATCGTTCGCCTCGGACTTCGACTTCTAA
- the brxL gene encoding BREX system Lon protease-like protein BrxL has product MSEVSEVSPEISAGANAPADATPVQSELDRKINQLFPGVVVRKDLVKAVKGNAIVPSYVLEYLLGQYAASDDEATIQAGIDTVRKILAEHYVNRNQSELVKSTIKERGRHRIIDKVTVTLNEKDDVYQAEFANLGIKGVLVESATIKAHPKLLVGGVWCICDIEYFHSDDARMVPWILGSIKPIQLSKFDFEGYLAARSEFTTGEWTDLLVQSIGFNPELFGRRAKLIQLVRLIPFVERNYNLVELGPKGTGKSHIFSEFSPHGMLISGGEVTVPKLFVNNSNGRIGLVGYWDVVAFDEFAGKKKRTDKALVDIMKNFMANKSFSRGVETLGAEASMVFVGNTSHTVPYMLKHSDLFDELPESYHDSAYLDRLHHYIPGWEVDTIRGEMFSNGYGFVVDYIAEVLKSMRSADYSDRYQQHFTLSSDISTRDRDGIHKTFSGLMKILYPHGEASAEEIEEILQFAIEGRKRVKDQILRIDSTMANVKFGYLDKAGTWQSVSTLEEDEYPAYYYRERRVSTDAEEATGDPTGHATTSAEDGQQIAPEPITVKPLFEGHQEFQENQRGVSFETLLVPYLRGATQITITDPYIRQFHQARNLMELIECIAVTKDAADEVNVRLVTSENTEGPDKLRKQFELLLKVKQGASAAGINVDIVFDGAIHDRSILTDTGWRILLGRGLDIFQYITGDAFELATKLQEYRQVKAFGITYIRDDA; this is encoded by the coding sequence ATGAGCGAAGTGAGCGAGGTCAGTCCAGAGATATCCGCTGGGGCCAACGCACCGGCAGACGCCACTCCGGTGCAGAGCGAACTGGACCGAAAGATAAACCAACTCTTCCCCGGCGTTGTAGTCCGCAAGGATCTGGTGAAGGCGGTCAAGGGCAACGCCATTGTGCCCTCCTATGTGCTGGAGTACCTGCTCGGCCAATATGCTGCCTCCGACGACGAAGCCACCATCCAGGCAGGCATCGACACGGTGCGCAAGATCCTCGCCGAACACTACGTAAACCGGAACCAGTCCGAACTCGTGAAATCCACGATCAAGGAGCGTGGGCGTCACCGCATCATTGACAAAGTGACGGTCACGCTCAACGAGAAGGATGATGTCTACCAGGCAGAGTTCGCCAACCTCGGTATCAAGGGCGTGCTCGTCGAATCCGCGACGATCAAGGCCCACCCAAAGCTGCTTGTCGGTGGTGTTTGGTGTATCTGCGACATCGAGTACTTCCACAGTGACGACGCCCGAATGGTGCCGTGGATACTGGGGTCGATCAAGCCCATCCAGTTGTCGAAGTTCGACTTCGAGGGCTATCTCGCGGCGCGGAGCGAGTTCACAACCGGCGAATGGACTGACCTGCTCGTGCAGTCGATCGGGTTCAATCCCGAACTGTTCGGACGCCGTGCAAAGCTCATCCAGCTTGTGCGGCTCATCCCATTCGTCGAGCGAAACTACAACCTCGTCGAACTCGGGCCCAAAGGCACCGGTAAATCGCATATCTTCTCGGAGTTCTCACCCCACGGCATGCTCATCTCCGGTGGCGAGGTCACGGTCCCCAAGCTGTTCGTAAACAACTCCAACGGCCGCATCGGGCTGGTCGGCTACTGGGATGTCGTCGCGTTCGACGAGTTCGCGGGTAAGAAGAAGCGCACCGATAAGGCGCTCGTCGACATCATGAAGAACTTCATGGCGAACAAGTCGTTTTCCCGCGGCGTCGAGACGCTCGGCGCGGAGGCGTCAATGGTGTTCGTCGGCAACACGTCGCACACCGTGCCCTATATGCTCAAACACTCCGACCTGTTCGACGAGCTTCCCGAAAGCTACCACGACTCGGCGTACCTCGACCGCCTGCACCACTACATCCCAGGGTGGGAAGTCGACACCATCCGAGGTGAGATGTTCTCCAACGGGTACGGGTTCGTCGTCGACTACATCGCCGAGGTGCTCAAGTCGATGCGTTCGGCGGACTACTCCGACCGCTACCAGCAGCACTTCACACTGTCATCGGACATCTCGACACGAGATCGCGACGGAATCCACAAGACCTTCTCCGGGCTGATGAAAATCCTTTACCCGCACGGGGAAGCCTCGGCCGAAGAAATCGAAGAGATCCTGCAGTTCGCCATCGAGGGCCGCAAGCGCGTCAAAGACCAGATCCTCCGCATCGACTCAACGATGGCAAACGTAAAGTTCGGCTACCTCGACAAGGCCGGTACATGGCAATCAGTCTCCACGCTTGAAGAGGATGAGTACCCGGCATACTACTACCGTGAGCGCCGCGTAAGCACTGACGCGGAGGAGGCGACGGGCGATCCAACCGGGCACGCCACTACTTCTGCGGAAGACGGTCAGCAAATTGCGCCCGAGCCTATCACCGTAAAACCGCTGTTTGAGGGTCACCAGGAGTTCCAGGAGAACCAGCGTGGGGTCTCCTTCGAGACCCTCCTCGTACCGTACCTGCGCGGAGCCACGCAGATCACCATCACGGACCCCTACATCCGGCAGTTCCATCAGGCCCGTAATCTCATGGAACTCATCGAGTGCATCGCGGTCACCAAAGACGCGGCCGACGAAGTGAATGTTCGGCTCGTTACGTCTGAGAACACCGAGGGACCAGACAAGCTCCGCAAGCAGTTCGAACTGTTGCTGAAAGTCAAGCAGGGAGCCTCTGCCGCCGGTATCAATGTCGACATCGTCTTCGACGGAGCCATCCATGATCGGTCCATCCTCACCGACACCGGATGGAGGATCCTGCTCGGCCGCGGGTTGGACATCTTTCAGTACATCACGGGCGACGCCTTCGAGCTTGCCACCAAGCTTCAGGAATACCGTCAAGTCAAGGCTTTTGGCATAACTTACATCCGGGACGACGCGTGA
- a CDS encoding DUF262 domain-containing protein — MDTHPRSPRDLFEGRRHFEIPAFQRPYVWDEESQWAPLWDDVVRVTESYLLDGGKPPIPNHFLGAVVYESKPPSAGDVTRHEVIDGQQRMTTLQLLLDAAHEIVAERGHQTEADQLEELILNKALTFKGRIERFKLWPSQADRSAFAHAMDPEEPRVEEHRVIEAHDFFRREIERWLTGTPDEEGIVPPGTEELRAKELCSTLEHRLVVVAIDLSGHEDSQLIFETLNDRGTPLLKADLIKNWVFRKGEQIGADVDKWSRTHWADFDTVWWRAEISQGRQIRSRVDIFLQYWLTMRLQEEVKAELVFRVFADYAGSRLSTPAKAEALLTELRKDADTYRGLSELDVATPEGRFRSRVIETMELAATTPLFLWLLSENHSVPREQVRIALDAIESWVIRRTLLRKTSKDVNRFMVATLKSLGSVDAREAGNAIRKFLSEQTAETRYWPSDQEMLTTLPDVKLYGNIRQWRLQVVLRAVEQQLRNQSTKYEAVELPWGLEIEHVMPQGWRTHWDPPPRLTPEEAAVRDRVVNTIGNLTLVTKSLNGSLSNRPWTDSDATGLIDGGESGKGKRTLLDAFSLLVLNKEIIQSHIDLWTEADIKERSVVLTKAITQVWPGPSMEIQEAAFEAARA, encoded by the coding sequence TTGGATACTCATCCTCGAAGCCCGCGAGATCTTTTCGAGGGTCGTCGCCATTTTGAGATTCCCGCGTTTCAACGTCCCTATGTCTGGGATGAGGAGAGCCAGTGGGCCCCTCTGTGGGACGACGTGGTCCGGGTCACCGAGAGCTATCTTCTTGACGGGGGTAAGCCCCCAATTCCGAATCACTTCTTGGGTGCGGTCGTTTACGAGTCGAAGCCGCCGTCTGCCGGCGATGTGACTCGGCATGAGGTCATCGACGGCCAACAACGCATGACGACGCTTCAGCTCTTGCTTGATGCTGCACATGAAATCGTGGCCGAGCGTGGACACCAGACGGAAGCGGATCAGCTCGAAGAGCTCATTCTGAACAAGGCGTTGACCTTCAAAGGCCGCATCGAGCGCTTCAAGCTCTGGCCATCCCAGGCGGACCGAAGCGCGTTTGCCCATGCCATGGATCCAGAGGAACCGCGTGTCGAGGAGCATCGAGTCATCGAGGCCCACGACTTTTTTCGGCGCGAAATAGAACGGTGGCTAACGGGAACGCCGGACGAGGAAGGGATCGTCCCACCCGGAACTGAAGAGCTCCGCGCCAAGGAATTATGCTCGACGCTTGAACATCGACTGGTCGTCGTCGCCATCGACTTGTCAGGACATGAAGACTCACAGCTGATCTTCGAAACGCTGAACGACCGGGGCACGCCTCTGCTGAAAGCGGACCTCATCAAGAACTGGGTCTTCCGCAAGGGCGAACAGATTGGTGCTGACGTGGACAAGTGGTCCAGGACGCACTGGGCCGACTTCGATACCGTATGGTGGCGGGCTGAAATCTCCCAAGGCCGTCAGATTCGGTCCCGCGTGGACATCTTTCTGCAGTACTGGCTCACGATGCGCTTACAGGAAGAAGTCAAAGCGGAGTTGGTGTTCAGAGTTTTCGCGGACTACGCAGGGTCGCGACTGTCCACTCCCGCCAAGGCGGAAGCCCTGCTGACGGAACTGCGGAAGGATGCCGACACCTACCGGGGCCTCAGCGAACTCGACGTAGCGACGCCCGAAGGACGGTTCCGCTCCCGGGTTATCGAAACGATGGAGCTGGCGGCCACCACCCCCCTCTTCCTCTGGCTCCTCTCCGAGAACCACTCGGTTCCCCGCGAGCAGGTGCGGATAGCACTGGATGCCATCGAAAGTTGGGTTATCCGCCGCACACTCCTGCGGAAGACCTCCAAGGATGTAAACCGCTTCATGGTCGCCACCTTGAAGTCGCTCGGGAGCGTTGATGCTCGCGAAGCCGGAAACGCCATAAGGAAGTTTCTTTCGGAGCAGACCGCGGAGACCCGTTACTGGCCTTCCGATCAAGAGATGCTCACGACACTCCCTGATGTGAAGCTCTACGGGAACATCCGCCAGTGGCGGCTCCAGGTAGTCCTCCGTGCTGTAGAGCAACAACTTCGCAACCAAAGCACGAAGTACGAAGCAGTCGAGCTTCCATGGGGATTGGAAATCGAGCACGTCATGCCGCAAGGTTGGCGAACCCACTGGGACCCGCCGCCAAGACTCACTCCCGAAGAGGCAGCTGTCCGTGACCGGGTCGTAAACACGATCGGTAATCTCACGCTCGTGACCAAGTCACTCAATGGTTCGCTATCCAACCGTCCGTGGACAGACAGCGACGCCACGGGACTCATCGACGGAGGTGAGTCCGGCAAGGGTAAGCGAACGCTGCTCGACGCCTTCAGCCTTCTGGTGCTCAACAAAGAAATCATTCAGAGCCACATCGATCTCTGGACTGAAGCCGACATCAAGGAGCGCTCTGTAGTCCTGACCAAGGCAATCACTCAGGTCTGGCCCGGTCCCTCAATGGAGATCCAGGAAGCTGCCTTCGAAGCGGCAAGAGCTTAG